Proteins from a genomic interval of Plodia interpunctella isolate USDA-ARS_2022_Savannah chromosome 20, ilPloInte3.2, whole genome shotgun sequence:
- the LOC128678888 gene encoding uncharacterized protein LOC128678888 isoform X2 yields MYAHDRVSDVIAEQCYKEMFSNAKHVEIQESDEPCLIFCVLRKFGIMSANGLINLEAYRKRVQIVHQLDQRNSHIVVDSGNSCMETAEATSHKTDVCKKAKVFNDCTHLYRILLAK; encoded by the exons ATGTACGCCCACGACCGCGTCAGTGACGTCATCGCCGAGCAGTGTTACAAGGAAATGTTCTCCAATgctaa ACACGTGGAGATCCAGGAGTCAGATGAGCCGTGCCTCATCTTCTGTGTGCTGAGGAAATTCGGCATCATGAGCGCCAACGGACTCATCAACTTGGAAGCATACag GAAAAGGGTTCAAATTGTCCACCAGCTAGACCAGAGGAACTCTCACATAGTGGTGGACTCCGGAAACTCTTGCATGGAGACGGCTGAAGCCACGTCCCACAAGACGGACGTCTGCAAGAAAGCCAAGGTCTTCAACGACTGCACGCACCTCTACAGGATCTTGTTGGCcaaataa
- the LOC128678888 gene encoding uncharacterized protein LOC128678888 isoform X1, with protein sequence MEKVLILLALATAANARISVMYAHDRVSDVIAEQCYKEMFSNAKHVEIQESDEPCLIFCVLRKFGIMSANGLINLEAYRKRVQIVHQLDQRNSHIVVDSGNSCMETAEATSHKTDVCKKAKVFNDCTHLYRILLAK encoded by the exons ATGGAAA AAGTTCTCATCCTACTGGCGCTGGCGACTGCTGCCAATGCTCGGATCTCTGTAATGTACGCCCACGACCGCGTCAGTGACGTCATCGCCGAGCAGTGTTACAAGGAAATGTTCTCCAATgctaa ACACGTGGAGATCCAGGAGTCAGATGAGCCGTGCCTCATCTTCTGTGTGCTGAGGAAATTCGGCATCATGAGCGCCAACGGACTCATCAACTTGGAAGCATACag GAAAAGGGTTCAAATTGTCCACCAGCTAGACCAGAGGAACTCTCACATAGTGGTGGACTCCGGAAACTCTTGCATGGAGACGGCTGAAGCCACGTCCCACAAGACGGACGTCTGCAAGAAAGCCAAGGTCTTCAACGACTGCACGCACCTCTACAGGATCTTGTTGGCcaaataa